The DNA region TTATATTCAAGATGCTTTTAGTGGTGGAAGTTTAGCCAGTCGCAAGAGTATTCGTGTTGTCACAGAAATTGCATGGCAGGCACATTTTGTAAAAAATATGTTTATTAGACCTTCAGAAGAAGAATTAGCCCATTTTAAACCAGATTTCGTTCTTTATAATGCATGTAAAATAGTCAATGAAGACTATAAAAAGCACAATTTACACTCTGATGTATTTGTTGTTTTTAATGTAGAAGACAATATTGCTATTATTGGTGGTACGTGGTATGGTGGAGAGATCAAGAAGGGAATCTTTTCTATGATGAACTACTGGTTGCCTTTAGAGGGGAAACTTTCTATGCACTGCTCAGCCAATGTGGGTGAAAAAGGTGATACTGCTCTTTTCTTCGGTCTTTCAGGTACTGGAAAAACAACTCTTTCAACAGATCCAAAGCGTAAGCTCATTGGAGATGATGAACACGGCTGGGATGATAATGGTATTTTCAATTTTGAGGGCGGCTGTTACGCTAAATGTATCAATCTTGATCCAAGCAGTGAGCCTGAAATTTTTGGGGCAATTCGTCAAGATGCACTGCTTGAAAATGTTGTTATGAATGATAAATGTGTAGTTGATTATGCAGATGCCTCTAAAACAGAAAATACCCGCGTGTCTTATCCTATTTATCATATTGACAATCATGAAACAAGCCTACAAGCAGGACATCCTAAAAAAATTATCTTTTTAAGCGCCGATGCATTTGGTGTTTTGCCTCCTGTATCTAAACTTAATAATGAGCAAGCAATGTACTATTTCCTCAGTGGTTATACCGCTAAAGTTGCTGGAACAGAGCGTGGTATTACGGAACCTGTTGCAACGTTTAGTGCCTGTTTTGGTGAGGCATTTTTACCACTGCATCCAACCGTTTATGCAAAACTCTTAGGTGAGAAAATCGCAAAGCATAACGTTGATGTTTATTTGGTCAATACAGGTTGGACTGGCGGAAGTTACGGTGTTGGAAAGCGCATGAGCATTAAAGCAACACGTGCATGTATTAATGCAATTTTAGATGGTAGTATTAATGATTGCGAATTTGAATCTATCCCTGTTTTCAACATCCAAGTACCAAAAGCACTTGATGGTGTTCCAACAGAAATTTTAAATCCTAAAAATACATGGGAAAATAAAAGTTTTTACGATGCAACCAGAGATGAACTTGCTGGTATGTTTATTGACAACTTTAAAAAATACATTACAGCGGATTCTGATTTCTCAAATGCAGGTCCAAAACTCTAATTTTAACTTTACATGTAAAGGAGTTTTTGAGCTCCTTTACCTTTTAATATCACAAAATCTAACGCAATTTTATAGGAGATATTTGAATGTCAAAGCTATGGTCTGGCAGATTTGCCGCAAGCGGAGCACAATTACTCGACGAATTTAACGCTTCATTACCTTTCGATAAAAAACTATACGAAGAGGATATCAAAGGCTCAATTGCGCATGCAACAATGCTTGCAAAACAAGGTATTCTCACCCAAGATGAAGCCGATCAAATCGCGACAGGTTTACTGCAAATCAAACAAGAGATTGAATCAGAAACATTTGTTTTTGATATTGCCCACGAAGATATTCACATGTCGGTCGAAACAAGGCTTATTGATCTTATTGGAGAAGCAGGAAAACGCCTTCATACAGCGCGCAGTCGTAACGATCAAGTTGCCGTTGATTTTAGACTGTACGTTCAAAAACAAAATTTAGTGATAGTGCATGTATTAGAAGAGGTCATTGATGTTTTAATGAGTATTGCTAAAGAACACACCAACACACTTCTTCCAGGCATGACACATCTTCAACATGCCCAACCCATCAACCTTGCCTTTCACCTCTTAGCGTATGTTTCGATGTTTAAACGAGACATTGAACGCCTTGAAAGTTCTTACCAACGCAATAATATTTTACCTCTTGGCTGTGCCGCCCTTGCGGGGACACCTCATAATATTGATAGAGAGTATGTGGCCAAGCTTTTAGGATTTGATAGTGTGAGCGTGAACTGCCTTGATACGGTCAGTGATCGTGACTTTGCACTTGAAATTCTCTTCAATATTTCGACGATTATGATGCATATTTCACGATTTGCGGAAGAGCTTATTTTGTGGTCAAGCTATGAGTTTAAATTTATCACGCTTAGCGATGAATACTCTACAGGTAGTTCCATTATGCCCCAAAAGAAAAATCCCGATGTCCCTGAACTTTTACGTGGTAAAACAGGGCGTGTGAATGGCAATCTGATTGGATTATTAACCGTGCTTAAAGGACTTCCTCTAGCGTACAATAAAGATATGCAAGAGGATAAAGAGGGCGTGTTTGATAGTGTTGAAACCGTTTACATGTCTCTTAACATCCTCAAAGAAGCGGTTCGTACGATGACTATTAATGTTGGACGCATGAAACAAGCCTGCGAAGTTGGACATTTAAGTGCAACGGATTTGGCTGACTATTTGGTTCAAAAGTGCAATATCCCTTTTCGTGAAGCTCATTTTATCACAGGGCGTGCCGTAGCACATGCTGAAGGATTAGGAATTGATCTTAGTGTTATGAGTGTAGATGAGCTTCAAAAAGTTGACGCTCGCATCGGTGAAGATGTCAGCGAATATCTCTCTTTAGTTCATTCGATGAATGCACGAACTTCTCAAGGAGGAACGGCAGTCTCTTCTACATGTAAACAGATTGAAATTTTTGAAACATGGATAAAATCGCGTCATTAAGTAAATCATGAAGAGGTTCTTCCTCTTCATCTATAGTGTTTTAAAGAAATTTGTGAGTATCACTATCTACTTTGTGTGCATCATTATTTGATTTTTTATCACTCGAAAGAGTGTCCCATGAAAGTGGCGCTCCCCCTAAAAGGTGAAAATGCAGATGCAAGACTTCCTGCCCACCATCACTGCCATTATTGGTAATTAAACGGTATCCACGCTTGTCCAATTCTAAAAGTTTAGCCACTTGCTGAATAAATTCTGTCATTGTAACCATGATTTTTGGATCAACTTCTTGAAAACATTTATACTCTTTTTTGGGAATAATCAAAATGTGTATAGGCGCTTTTGGATTAATATCGTGGAATGCTAAAAAATCCTCATTTTCTAGTACTTTGTTGCAAGGAATTTCACCACTTACAATTTTACTAAAGATCGTCATCGCCTTCTCCTCTTTTTTAGGATGATTTTAACCTTTTATAATTAAAGTTTGACTAAAATGGACATTCGAATAGATTGAAGAGCATTATTGATGCTTGTGAATGAAAGGCAACCCTTTGAAAGATATAGAAAATGCGATAGGTTCGTGTACATCGCTTGTTGAATTAGAAAAGATGCGAGTCTCTCTTTTTGGTAAGAAAGGGTATTTTGCTGCACAATTTGAAGAGCTCAAAAAGCTTGAGGGTGAAGCAAAAAAAGAGTTTGCTCAAAATCTCAATATCAACAAAGAGAATTTTTTAGAACGACTCAATCAAAAAAAGAGTGCACTTGAAAGTGTTATGATTGAAGAGCAAATGCGTAAAAGCAGTGTTGATGTCACACTTTTTAATCAAGAAAGCGCAGCAGGGGCATTGCATCCTGTGATGGATACTATGGATAAAATTATCGAATATTTTGTAAGTATGAACTTTTCGATTGAGGAAGGACCTCTTGTTGAAGATGACTTCCATAATTTTGAAGCCTTAAACCTTCCAAAGTATCATCCAGCACGTGATATGCAAGATACCTTTTATTTTAAAGATTCGATGTTGCTTCGTACGCACACCTCTCCTGTTCAAATTAGAACCATGCTCAAACAAAGTGCACCGATTCGTATGATCTGCCCAGGTGCTGTTTTTAGACGTGATTTTGACATTACGCATACTCCGATGTTTCACCAAGTCGAAGGACTCGTGGTCGATAAAACAGGAAAAGTCTCTTTTGCTAATTTAAAATTTATTCTCGAAGACTTTTTAAAATATATGTTTGGCGATGTTAAAGTACGTTTCCGTCCAAGCTTCTTCCCCTTTACCGAACCTAGTGCAGAAGCGGATATTAGTTGTATTTTTTGTCATGGTGAAGGCTGTCGTGTCTGTTCTCATACCGGCTGGTTGGAAGTATTAGGCTGTGGCGTTGTCGATCCGAATGTCTTTAAAGCCGTTGGGTATAAAGATGTCAGTGGTTATGCCTTTGGACTTGGTGTTGAGCGCTTTGCGATGCTACTGCATCAAATTCCAGATTTAAGGTCTTTATTTGAGGGTGATTTGAGATTATTGGAGCAATTTAGATGATAGTAACGAAACAGTGGTTAAATGAATGGATTGATATCAGTGCGATTGATACGGACAAAATTTCTATAGCACTCAATGCCATTGGTTTAGAAGTCGATGGACTCACAAAAATCAGAATTCCTCAGAATGTTCTTATTGGTCATGTTGTCTCATGTGAGAAGCACCCCAATGCGGATAAACTCAATGTCTGTCACGTTGATGTAGGTGCAACTGTTCAGCAAATTGTGTGTGGGGCTAAAAATGTTGCAGCGGGACAGATGGTAGCTGTTGCACTGATTGGAGCAGAACTTCCTGGCGGCATTAAAATCAAAAAAGCGAAACTCAGAGATGTGGAATCCTGCGGTATGATCTGCTCTTCCACGGAGCTTGGACTTCCGAAAATCAATGATGGCATTATGATTTTGGATGAGAGTATTGGAAAGCTAGAGCTTGGAAAACCTCTGTGTGAGTACCCTTTAATCAACGACGATGTGATTGAAATTGGACTAACACCTAACCGAGGTGATTGCCAAAGTGTCTATGGTGTAGCTCGAGATTTGAGTGTCTATTTTGATTTGGAAGTAAAAACATTAGGACAAAAAGAGGAAGAAGAAAACCAACCAGGGGTAGGACGAGTGTTACATCTACACGGTAGTGAAGCACTTTCAGGCTCTTATATGTACAAAGTATTTGACAATAAAGAAATTGGTGTTCCTCTTTTAGTTGAGCTTCGATTAGGTTTTGCTGAGGTTGAATCTTCGTGCTTACTGGGTAAATTGATTGACTACGCAACTTATGTGACAGGTGTACTTCTTCGTGCTTATAATCAAACCTGTTTTGGTGCTAAAGATGATAAAGCAAAAATTACCATTGCTAAAGATGAAAATGGATTAGATGCTATTTATGGTCTGAATGGACAAAAAATAGCGATTGCTGGAGTTGCTCAAATGACTGAGTGCAAAGCCTCAGCAAGTGATGAACGCATTATTATCGAAGCAAATTACACGCATCCTGAAATTATCGCGTCACGGAGTGCCAATAAAAAACTAGGAGCAGATAAACATCTGTATCGCTCTTCACGAGGTAGTGAACCACAGCTTGCTTTTGGGTTAAACTATTTTTTTAAAATGCTTAACAAGCGTTCAAAAATTATGGCTTACGCAGATTCTCAACAAATTACACAAGATTTTGAAGCCAAGATTATCAATATTCACCAAAGTGACTTGACTGAAATGATTGGCGAAGAGATTCCTAAAAATAAGATTATCAAGATTTTGAAACAGTTGGGATTTGGTGTTAACTTTGCTTTTGAGCAAGATGTGATTAATGTGAAAATTCCACAATTTAGATCAGATGTGATCAATACGCAAGATATCTGTGAAGAGATTGTTCGAATTGTCGGTATTGATAATATTCATTCCAAGCCTTACTCTTTTGCCGAAAAACTTAAAATTAATCAACCTTATCTTAATTTTAAAAAACGACAGATGTATCGTTATAGAGCCGTAGCTGCAGGATTTTTTGAGACATTGCATTTCGTATTTGGTGACAGTGAAAATGCTAAGAAATTTCATTTACCGCTTTTAAATGAAGCACTTGAAGTTGCAAATCCTATTACAAGTGAACTTAATACGCTTCGAAGCTCTTTATTGCCAAATATCTTAAATGCGGTTTCAAATAACCTCAAATTTGGTAAAAAACGCGTAGCCCTTTTTGAAGTAGGAAGTGTTTTTGATAGTGAGAGAACGGAATCTAAAAAAATAGCGTTTGTTTTTAGTGGCGAAAATGGCATTCCTGAGATTTCCAACCATGGAAAACCAAGTAAAATTGATTTTTTTGCCTTTGCAGAAAAAATTCAAAGCGTTCTGAGTAACTTTACACTTCTTCCACTTGAAGAAGTTAATGGTCTTTGCAGTCCGTATGAAGCAGCTCGCGTTATCATTGATGGTGTTGAAGCGGGTTATATGGCACGTGTCAATGTCCAAGTGGAAAAAGAGCTTGATTTAGATCGTACGTATATTTGTGAGCTTGATTTTGAAGCGCTTTCATATAAACGTAAAGTTGCAAAAGAGTATTCCAAATTACCCTCTTCATCACGTGATCTAAGCCTACTTGTAGATGCAAAAATGCAATACTCGGAGTTAGAGAGTTTTATTACGTCCATTGCTCCTAAAGCTTTAACAAAATTTGCCGTGATTGATCGTTATGTCCATGAAAGTTTGGGAGATAAAGTCAGTCTTACACTTACGTTACAATTTCAATCTTTAGACAAAACATTTGAAGAAGAAGAAATCGCCTCAATGGTAGAAGCGCTACTTTCAAAAATTCAAGAGAAATTTGGAATTACCATCCGATGAAAACGTTACATGTAAACCCCAAAGTCTCTTTTGAGTTTACAACCGATCAAATTGCCAGCGATAAGTCTATTTCGCATCGCTGTGCGATTTTTTCACTTCTAAGTGATCAACCTTCTATGATCAAAAATTATTTGCCCGCAGAAGATACACTGTGCACACTTAGCATTGTTCAGTCTTTGGGTGCTCAGATCGAAAGAGCAGAAGATGGAACACTGACGATTACGCCACCTCTTAGTATTGTTGAGCCTCCACTTATTTTAGACTGTGGTAATTCGGGTACGGCAATACGCCTTTTAATGGGATTTCTCTCTTCGTGTAAAGGTTTTTTTGTCTTGTATGGAGATCAGTACCTTTGTTCTCGTCCCATGCGTCGTGTTGCAGACCCACTACGCAGTATTGGTGCACAGATTGATGGAAGAAGCGAAGGTAACTATGCCCCTCTTGGCATTCGAGGAGAAACGCTTAAAGCATTTTGCTACGAGAGTAAAATTGCTTCGGCTCAAGTGAAGAGTGCGCTTATTTTAGCAGCTCTTCAAGCAGATGGAATTTCAACATTTAGTGAGCCAGAACTGAGTCGTGATCATAGTGAGCGAATGCTTCGTGGCATGGGTGCTAAAGTGATTTCTGAGGGTTTACATGTAACGATTCATCCTCAAAGTACACCTTTGAAACCTTTAAAAATGACCGTTCCGAATGATCCATCCAGTGGATTTTTCTTTGCTGTTGCCGCTGCAATTAATGCGGGGAGTTCTGTGACACTCCACAATATGCTTTTAAATCCCACACGCATTGAAGCCTATAAAGTACTTGCACGTATGGGAGCCGAGGTTCAGTTTATCGAACAAGAGAGTATGTATGAAAGTGTCGGTGATATTGTCATCACAGGTAAAGAGCTCCATGGTGTTGACGTCACTGATAATATTTCATGGCTGATTGATGAATTGCCTGCTCTTTCGATTGCTTTTGCCTATGCTAAAGGCAAAAGCCTTGTCAAAAATGCACAAGAATTGCGTGTAAAAGAGAGTGATCGCATCTCCAGTGTAGTGAAAAATCTTCGCTTGTGTGGTATGGAAGTTGAAGAGTTTGACGATGGTTATGCCGTACACGGTGGAGAACTAAAAAGCGCTACAATTAACAGCTTTGGAGACCATAGAATTGCAATGAGTTTTGCTATCGCAGGAACGCGTGTGAGCATGGTAATTGAGGATATTGACTGCATTAACACTTCTTTCCCTAACTTCATTGAGTTACTTTCTCAAATAGGCAAGGTGAACACATGAAAATTAAACTTGCTACCAGCTATGGTTTTTGTTTTGGCGTGAAGCGTGCCATCAAAATCGCAGAAAATACTAAAAATGCTTCAACCATTGGACCGCTTATTCACAACAATGAAGAGATTAACCGTTTGAGTGAAAATTTTAATGTCAAAACATTGCATGATATTAAAGAGGCGGATGGTGTTGGTAAAGCGATTATTCGGACGCATGGTATTCCTAAAAAAGATTTGGAGATGCTTCTTAAAAGTAATGTTCAAGTCATAAATGCTACTTGCCCTTATGTGACAAAACCCCAAGAAATTTGTGAAAAAATGAGTATGGAAGGGTATGAGATTGTCATTTTTGGCGATGCCGATCATCCCGAAGTAAAGGGCGTTGAAAGCTATGCAATTCATGGTGCTCATGTGGTACAAAGTGTGGAAGAACTCGAAAAAGTAAACTTTAAAGGCAATAAAATCGCGGTGGTTTCACAAACGACGCGGAAGATCAGTGAATTTTTAGAGATTACCAATTATTTAGAGACACGTTACAAAGAGGTGAGAGTTTTTAATACCATCTGTAACGCCACTTTTGAGAACCAAGATGCAGCAAGAGAACTTGCAAAAGAAGCTGATGTGGTGGTTGTTATTGGTGGAAAAAACTCTTCAAATACCAAGCAATTACATAGTATTTGCAAAGAATATTGTGTGGATAGTTTTTTAGTGGAAAGCGAAAAAGATTTAGATCCAAGTTGGTTTAGCGGAAAAACGCTTTGTGGCGTGACTGCGGGCGCTTCAACGCCGGATTGGATAATCGAAAAAATAGTTGGAAAAATCAGCGAAATTAAAGTATAATAGGCAACTTTTACATGTTTACATGTAGCTAAATGTGTCAAAAATCAATCAAAAAGGGTATAAAATGGTAAATGAGGCGAACAAAGCTGTTCATACTGACGCCGTAGACGAGCATGAGGAGATGGATTTTGCGGCTATGTTGGAAGAGTCTTTCAAAGATTCTGAGAGAGATGCACTCATCAATGGTGTTGTTGTAGCGATCAAAGAAGATGTTATCTTAGTGGATGTGGGTAAGAAGTCTGAGGGACGTCTGAACGCATCTGAGGTTACAGATGAAAATGGCAACATAACATGCAAAGTGGGAGATGTAATCCCTGTAGTTATTACAGGATTCAGAAACGAAAGACCAGCGGTTTCGCACAAAAAGGCCCTTCGTAAAGGTCATATTAAATCATTTATCGCTGAATATAAAGAAGAAGACGATATTGCTCTTGATGTTAAAATCACCGGTAAAAACAAAGGTGGATTTATTGCTGAGAATGCTGAGGGTATCGAGTTTTTCCTCCCACGTTCTCAAGCTGCGGTCAAAGATATGAACGCACTTATGGGTAAATCACTCAAAGTTAAAATTATTAAAATTGACACCGACACAGAATCTATCATCATTTCTCGCAAAAAATTCTTGGATGACGAACGCAAAAAACGCAAAGAGATCGTTCAAGAGTTGATTGACCGTGATGAAGTGGTTGAAGGAACCATTAAAAAAATCACTACCTACGGTATGTTTGTAGACGTTGGTGGTATTGATGGCTTAGTTCATTACAGCGAAATCAGTTACAAAGGTCCAGTAAACCCTGGTACACTTTATAAAGAGGGTGAAGTCATTCCTGTTAAAGCGATCAAATATGACAAAGATAAACGTCATCTTTCTCTTTCTGTAAAAGCGGCTATGCCAGATCCTTGGGATGAGATTAAAGATGAATTAGAGACAGGTGATTCGATTCAAGTTACCATCAGCAATATTGAGCCTTATGGTGCGTTTGTTGATCTTGGTAATGACATCGAAGGTTTCCTTCACATATCTGAAATTTCATGGGATAAAAATATCAAACACCCACGCGATTACATCGAAGAGGGACAAGTGGTTGATGTTGAAGTAATTGAGATTGATGCTAAAGAGCGAAGACTCAGAGTATCTTTGAAAAACGTACTTCCAAAACCATTTGATGATTTTATGAAAAAATTCAAAGTAGGTGATGTTGTTAAAGGTGAGATCACTACCATCACAAACTTTGGTGCTTTTGTTAAAATCGGTGGTATTGAAGGTCTTTTACACAATGAAGATGCTTCATGGGATCGCAATAATAAATGCAAAGAGCTTTTCACTGTTGGCGCTGAAGTTGAAGTCAAAATCGTTAAAATTGATGAAGAGACTGAAAAAGTATCTCTCAGTAAAAAAGAGCTTGAAGACAGCCCAATTCAAAAATATGCAAAATCTCATGAAAATGGTGACATTGTTCACGGTAAAATCAGAGATATTAAAGAATTTGGTATTTTCGTTGAGCTTGAGGACAATGTTGACGCATTGATTCGTAAAGAAGATTTGGGTCAGGTTAATGAAGCAGATTTGAAAATTGGTGATGAAATTGAAGCAGCCATTACCTTTATTGATGACAAAAAAAATCGTATCCGCCTTTCTGTAAGACGTCTTTCAAAATTGAAAGAAAGAGAAGCACTTAAAGAGATCAATAAAGAAGAGAAAATGACGCTCGGAGATATTTTAAAAGATCAACTGAAATAATCGATGCAAAAAAAAGTACTTGGCGCAGTTTTTTTACTCCTCTTTGCAGGGGTAGGATTTTTCCTCTATAAACTTCTTCATCAAAATGTAGATGTTACTGTTGAGGTCGCCAAGTATGAATCTCCGAAAAAGCAAGAAATCAAACAAGAAACATCGGAAACAGTTTGGATCAAAGAGATGGCACATAAAGATGCGAGGGAGTTTGTATTTCCTGTGAATGAGCTCTTTATGCAAATTGATTCGTTTGGGCAAAAAAGTGGTAGTGGCGGTAAGTTAAAGTCATTTCGCTTGGTGATTGATCGAGTGGATCGTTACTCTCTTTTTTGTATTATCCAGACACTCACCTCTTTGCACCTGCCCTATATGGTGATAAAGGAAGATAAAGTTCCACTCATTTATATAGAAGAAAAAAGTGAGAAACAGCTAAACCAAGTTGTTCTTGAACTTGAAAAATACGATATAAAATCAAAAATTGTCGAGGTTTGGTTATGAAACAGAAGAAAATCATTGTATGCGATGCAATCCACGAAAAAGGTTTTCAAATCTTACGTGCTGAGAAGGATATAGAAGTTATTGACGCTGTGCGTTTACCCAAAGATGAACTTTTAAAAATAATCGGTGATTGTGATGTTGCTATTACACGTAGTTCTACCGATGTTGATGAAAAATTTCTCAATGCGGCTACCAATTTAAAAGCAATTGTCAGAGCAGGCGTGGGTGTTGACAACGTAGATCAAGATGGTTGTAGTAGACGTGGTATCATTGCTATGAACGTACCAACAGCCAATACAATCGCTGCTGTAGAACTTACTATGGCACATCTGTTAGGAACAGCACGTAGCTTTGTGAATGCCAATAATCACCTCAAAATCGAGCGAGTATGGAATCGTGAAAAATGGTATGGTGTTGAGCTTTGTGAAAAACGTCTTGGTGTGATCGGTTTCGGTAATATTGGTAGTCGTGTTGCCATCCGTGCGAAAGCCTTTGGCATGGAAGTAATTGCCTATGATCCGTATATCTCTGCTTCAAAAGTAACTGACCTTGGAATGACCTATACTGAAAATTTTGATGACATCTTAGCTTGTGATTTTATTACGATTCATACTCCTAAAAATAAAGAGACTATTAACATCATCTCACATGATGAAATTGCAAAGATGAAAGATGGTGTGCGTCTTATTAACTGTGCACGTGGTGGTTTGTACAATGAAGAAGCCTTATTTGAAGGTATCAAAAGTGGAAAAATAGCCTTTGCAGGTATTGATGTTTTCTCAAAAGAGCCCGCAACGAGTCATCCACTCTTAGACCTTGAGCATATCTGTGTTACCCCACATTTGGGTGCAAATACCCTTGAATCTCAAGAGAAAATTGCAATCCAAGCGGCTGAAAATGCAATTAGTGCCGCACGTGGTATTAGTTACCCCAATGCGCTTAACTTACCAATTAAAGCTGAAGATATTCCTGCCTTTATTGAACCGTATTTAGAGCTTGTTCAAAAAATGGGTTTCTTGGCAGCTCAGCTTAATCGTTCTGCAATTAAGTCTGTTAAACTTGAGTTAGAAGGTGATATTGGTGCTTATGGCAAATCACTGCTTACCTTTGGAATTGTTGGCTCTCTTAAAGAAGCCAATGAAAATAAAATCAACTATGTTAATGCAGAGTTTGTTGCTAAAGAAAAAAATATTGAAACAAAGTTTGAAGTTATCAACAGTACCAGTGGCTATAAAAATCAAGCGACATTAATTTTAACAACAGAAAAAGATGTTGTGAGTATTAGTGGAACGGTTTTTGGTGAGAATGAACAACGTATTGTGGGTATTAATGGATTTAAATTTGACTTTAAACCAAAAGGCAAAATGATTATCTTTAAAAACCACGATGTTCCGGGTGTTATTGCACATATTGCTTCCACCTTAGCTAAAGAGAATATTAATATTGCGGACTTTAGATTGGGTCGTGGTGCTAATAAATTTGCAATGGCTGTTATCTTAGTTGATACAGATATTGATAAAAAAATCATTGCAGAGCTCAATCATCTTGAAACATGTGTTTGGGTTGAGTACGCTGTTTTATAATTTATTTCGATCATTTGAAGAAGAGGCATGTTTAAGACATGTTTCTTCTTTTCTTCTGTTTTTTGTTTAAATAAAGTTAACTTATATTGAACAATACTCAATTCTATGGGCTTCAAAATCTATTTTAAAAAGTAAAATTTTATTATCTTTTCCTAAAACATTGTGCTTAATTATTTTTGATAAATAAACAAATATTATAAATTTGATAATATTGTTCTCATTAATGAAATAAGGGTAGGGTTTTACATGAAATTATTTTTTTTAGCTTTAATCACGTTAGGCATCTGTTTTGCGCAAGATGGATTGAGTTTAGAAAATGCCATTACAAAAGTAAAAGCCAATAACCAAGAAATTGCGATTGCAAAATTTGATGAGCAAATCAAAACATTAGAACATCAAGCGGCCGTTGGGCAAAACTATGGAAGTTTGGATCTCTCTCAAGCGGCACTTCGCAGTAATGATGCGTTGAATATTTTTGGCTACAAACTTCAATCTCGTCAAGCAACGTTTGCCGATTTTGGCTTTAAGCAATTTAGTGGCAGCAACTATATGTTAGCGCCCAATGATCTTAACAACCCCTCAGATCGTAACCATTTTCAAACTAAAATCGAATACACATTGCCTCTTTACACAGGTGGCAAAATAGAGCAATACGGTAAGATCACCAAAGCACTTCAAGAGATGAGTACGTTAGATCGTGAAGCCTTAACGCTTGAAAAAATCTATGAGCTTAAAAAGAGTTTTTTTGCGATTTCTCTTTTAGACAACTATCTTTATAACCTTCACATTATTGCTACCAATACAACAAAATTAGAAGCGACAACTGAAGCGATGATGCAAGAAGGCTACGTTAAAAAGGTCGATCTTTTAGAAGTACAAAGCAAACAAGCCGATGTTGAACGTCTCATTAAACAAGCAGAAGCCAATAGAACACTGTTATATTACTTTATCTCTTATTTAGTGGGTGAGCCTGTCACTGCAATTCAAGGAAATTACGAAGAGGCTGAAACGCTTTTGAGTTCGG from Sulfurospirillum diekertiae includes:
- the aroA gene encoding 3-phosphoshikimate 1-carboxyvinyltransferase, whose protein sequence is MKTLHVNPKVSFEFTTDQIASDKSISHRCAIFSLLSDQPSMIKNYLPAEDTLCTLSIVQSLGAQIERAEDGTLTITPPLSIVEPPLILDCGNSGTAIRLLMGFLSSCKGFFVLYGDQYLCSRPMRRVADPLRSIGAQIDGRSEGNYAPLGIRGETLKAFCYESKIASAQVKSALILAALQADGISTFSEPELSRDHSERMLRGMGAKVISEGLHVTIHPQSTPLKPLKMTVPNDPSSGFFFAVAAAINAGSSVTLHNMLLNPTRIEAYKVLARMGAEVQFIEQESMYESVGDIVITGKELHGVDVTDNISWLIDELPALSIAFAYAKGKSLVKNAQELRVKESDRISSVVKNLRLCGMEVEEFDDGYAVHGGELKSATINSFGDHRIAMSFAIAGTRVSMVIEDIDCINTSFPNFIELLSQIGKVNT
- a CDS encoding 4-hydroxy-3-methylbut-2-enyl diphosphate reductase; this encodes MKIKLATSYGFCFGVKRAIKIAENTKNASTIGPLIHNNEEINRLSENFNVKTLHDIKEADGVGKAIIRTHGIPKKDLEMLLKSNVQVINATCPYVTKPQEICEKMSMEGYEIVIFGDADHPEVKGVESYAIHGAHVVQSVEELEKVNFKGNKIAVVSQTTRKISEFLEITNYLETRYKEVRVFNTICNATFENQDAARELAKEADVVVVIGGKNSSNTKQLHSICKEYCVDSFLVESEKDLDPSWFSGKTLCGVTAGASTPDWIIEKIVGKISEIKV
- a CDS encoding 30S ribosomal protein S1 yields the protein MVNEANKAVHTDAVDEHEEMDFAAMLEESFKDSERDALINGVVVAIKEDVILVDVGKKSEGRLNASEVTDENGNITCKVGDVIPVVITGFRNERPAVSHKKALRKGHIKSFIAEYKEEDDIALDVKITGKNKGGFIAENAEGIEFFLPRSQAAVKDMNALMGKSLKVKIIKIDTDTESIIISRKKFLDDERKKRKEIVQELIDRDEVVEGTIKKITTYGMFVDVGGIDGLVHYSEISYKGPVNPGTLYKEGEVIPVKAIKYDKDKRHLSLSVKAAMPDPWDEIKDELETGDSIQVTISNIEPYGAFVDLGNDIEGFLHISEISWDKNIKHPRDYIEEGQVVDVEVIEIDAKERRLRVSLKNVLPKPFDDFMKKFKVGDVVKGEITTITNFGAFVKIGGIEGLLHNEDASWDRNNKCKELFTVGAEVEVKIVKIDEETEKVSLSKKELEDSPIQKYAKSHENGDIVHGKIRDIKEFGIFVELEDNVDALIRKEDLGQVNEADLKIGDEIEAAITFIDDKKNRIRLSVRRLSKLKEREALKEINKEEKMTLGDILKDQLK
- the serA gene encoding phosphoglycerate dehydrogenase, translated to MKQKKIIVCDAIHEKGFQILRAEKDIEVIDAVRLPKDELLKIIGDCDVAITRSSTDVDEKFLNAATNLKAIVRAGVGVDNVDQDGCSRRGIIAMNVPTANTIAAVELTMAHLLGTARSFVNANNHLKIERVWNREKWYGVELCEKRLGVIGFGNIGSRVAIRAKAFGMEVIAYDPYISASKVTDLGMTYTENFDDILACDFITIHTPKNKETINIISHDEIAKMKDGVRLINCARGGLYNEEALFEGIKSGKIAFAGIDVFSKEPATSHPLLDLEHICVTPHLGANTLESQEKIAIQAAENAISAARGISYPNALNLPIKAEDIPAFIEPYLELVQKMGFLAAQLNRSAIKSVKLELEGDIGAYGKSLLTFGIVGSLKEANENKINYVNAEFVAKEKNIETKFEVINSTSGYKNQATLILTTEKDVVSISGTVFGENEQRIVGINGFKFDFKPKGKMIIFKNHDVPGVIAHIASTLAKENINIADFRLGRGANKFAMAVILVDTDIDKKIIAELNHLETCVWVEYAVL
- a CDS encoding TolC family protein, whose amino-acid sequence is MKLFFLALITLGICFAQDGLSLENAITKVKANNQEIAIAKFDEQIKTLEHQAAVGQNYGSLDLSQAALRSNDALNIFGYKLQSRQATFADFGFKQFSGSNYMLAPNDLNNPSDRNHFQTKIEYTLPLYTGGKIEQYGKITKALQEMSTLDREALTLEKIYELKKSFFAISLLDNYLYNLHIIATNTTKLEATTEAMMQEGYVKKVDLLEVQSKQADVERLIKQAEANRTLLYYFISYLVGEPVTAIQGNYEEAETLLSSDERVLNDNLDIKKAAQGVEISKMNIALQESAFLPQVGAFANYGSSDEKLMNDFSKNDAYTVGLQIKLNIFNGGTDKNNLEKARVEHLKASQQLQLAKNSIALSFKQIQTQIQSHEYEIQSLKKEVELAHLIYENYAGRYAEKITSINEVLMKQSEELTKVLRLKEVQNARNEKIFELQKLASKEIQ